A DNA window from Spirochaetales bacterium contains the following coding sequences:
- a CDS encoding peptidoglycan bridge formation glycyltransferase FemA/FemB family protein — MNIRVEQTAIRSLDGQDELFQTGFWAVFKQQFGWKPYPFRLSFNGINSSLLVLTRNLGLGFHLGYIPMGPLLPEPESGKEDMLIALSGAVSPLLPANTCFLRYDLPWSKEGKGNLPVPLFIKNRLVKASADIQPPYTIIVDLRQTEEALLAGMKHKTRYNIRLAEKKGVNIVETGIERLPEWYSLYRETGIRDRIALHSEHYYESLFRLADDYGKGAPAIKLLLAEIEGEAVAGIVIVIKGTTALYMYGASSNRYRNYMPNHLLQWRGMQISKQAGCTSYDFFGIPPADEPDHPLHGLYRFKTGFGGKFVNRYGAHDLIIRSFLYRIYRIAEKTRTFYYKKLKKWTGNTG; from the coding sequence ATGAATATACGAGTTGAACAGACAGCTATACGATCACTTGACGGGCAGGATGAATTATTTCAGACCGGATTCTGGGCGGTATTCAAGCAACAATTCGGCTGGAAGCCGTATCCTTTCCGACTCTCCTTTAACGGCATAAACTCATCCCTTCTTGTACTCACGAGAAACCTCGGATTGGGGTTTCACCTCGGCTATATACCAATGGGCCCCCTTCTTCCGGAACCTGAATCGGGGAAGGAAGATATGCTTATCGCGCTTTCCGGGGCCGTTAGCCCCTTGCTTCCGGCCAATACCTGTTTCCTCCGCTACGATCTACCCTGGTCGAAGGAGGGAAAGGGAAATCTTCCGGTGCCGCTTTTCATTAAAAACCGTCTGGTAAAGGCATCCGCCGATATCCAGCCGCCTTATACGATCATCGTGGATCTACGGCAGACGGAGGAGGCGTTGCTGGCCGGGATGAAGCACAAGACTCGTTACAATATACGGCTTGCCGAAAAAAAGGGTGTTAACATCGTCGAGACGGGAATCGAACGGCTTCCCGAATGGTATTCCCTTTACCGCGAAACGGGAATACGCGACCGGATCGCCCTCCACTCGGAACACTATTATGAATCTCTTTTCCGTCTGGCCGACGACTACGGGAAGGGGGCGCCCGCTATAAAACTTCTTCTTGCCGAAATCGAAGGAGAAGCGGTTGCAGGAATAGTCATTGTAATCAAGGGAACGACCGCGCTGTATATGTATGGCGCATCATCGAACAGATACAGAAACTATATGCCGAATCATCTGCTTCAGTGGCGGGGGATGCAGATCTCAAAACAAGCGGGCTGTACATCCTACGACTTTTTCGGTATACCGCCGGCGGACGAGCCGGATCACCCGCTTCACGGCTTGTATCGATTTAAAACGGGATTCGGGGGGAAGTTTGTAAACAGATACGGCGCCCATGATCTCATCATAAGGTCCTTCTTATATAGAATTTATCGAATCGCAGAAAAAACGAGAACCTTTTATTATAAAAAGCTGAAAAAATGGACGGGAAATACGGGTTAA